Proteins encoded together in one Rhizobium bangladeshense window:
- the glyA gene encoding serine hydroxymethyltransferase, whose translation MTNASTESFFNRSLADVDPEIFGAIGKELGRQRHEIELIASENIVSRAVLEAQGSIMTNKYAEGYPGKRYYGGCQFVDIAEELAIERAKKLFGVNFANVQPNSGSQMNQAVFLALLQPGDTFMGLDLNSGGHLTHGSPVNMSGKWFNVVSYGVREGDHLLDMDEVARKAEEHKPKLIIAGGTAYSRIWDWKRFREIADSVGAYLMVDMAHIAGLVAGGQHPSPFPHCHVATTTTHKSLRGPRGGVILTNEEDLAKKFNSAVFPGLQGGPLMHIIAAKAVAFGEALQPEFKEYAAQIVKNARALAETLIAGGLDVVSGGTDNHLMLVDLRKKNATGKRAEAALGRAYITCNKNGIPFDPEKPFVTSGVRLGAPAGTTRGFKEAEFREIGNLIVEVLDGLKVANSDEGNAAVEAAVRGKVVSLTDRFPMYDYMG comes from the coding sequence ATGACCAATGCTTCCACCGAATCCTTCTTCAATCGCTCGCTTGCGGACGTCGATCCCGAGATTTTCGGCGCGATCGGAAAGGAACTCGGTCGCCAACGGCATGAGATCGAACTGATCGCTTCCGAGAACATCGTTTCCCGAGCCGTGCTGGAAGCCCAGGGCTCCATCATGACCAACAAATATGCCGAGGGTTATCCCGGCAAGCGTTATTACGGCGGTTGCCAGTTCGTCGATATCGCCGAAGAATTGGCGATCGAGCGTGCCAAGAAGCTGTTCGGCGTCAATTTCGCCAATGTTCAGCCGAATTCCGGCTCGCAGATGAACCAGGCCGTGTTCCTGGCGCTGCTGCAGCCCGGCGACACTTTCATGGGTCTCGACCTGAATTCGGGCGGCCACCTCACCCATGGTTCGCCGGTCAACATGTCCGGCAAGTGGTTCAATGTCGTCTCCTACGGCGTACGCGAAGGTGACCACCTTCTCGACATGGATGAGGTCGCACGCAAGGCCGAAGAGCACAAGCCGAAGCTGATCATCGCCGGCGGCACCGCCTATTCGCGTATCTGGGACTGGAAGCGCTTCCGCGAGATCGCCGACAGCGTCGGCGCCTATCTGATGGTTGACATGGCCCACATCGCCGGCCTCGTCGCCGGAGGGCAGCATCCGTCGCCGTTCCCGCACTGCCACGTCGCGACGACCACGACCCACAAGTCGCTGCGTGGCCCGCGCGGCGGCGTCATCCTCACCAATGAGGAGGACCTCGCCAAGAAGTTCAATTCGGCCGTCTTCCCCGGTCTGCAGGGCGGTCCGCTGATGCATATCATCGCCGCCAAGGCAGTAGCATTCGGCGAGGCGCTGCAGCCGGAATTCAAGGAATATGCCGCCCAGATCGTCAAGAACGCCCGGGCGCTTGCCGAGACACTGATCGCTGGCGGCCTCGACGTCGTCTCCGGCGGCACCGACAACCATCTGATGCTCGTCGACCTGCGCAAGAAGAACGCCACGGGCAAGCGCGCCGAGGCAGCGCTCGGCCGGGCTTACATCACCTGCAACAAGAACGGCATCCCCTTTGACCCGGAGAAGCCTTTCGTCACCTCCGGCGTGCGCTTGGGCGCACCGGCCGGGACGACCCGCGGCTTCAAGGAAGCCGAATTCCGCGAAATCGGCAATCTCATTGTCGAGGTTCTGGACGGCCTGAAAGTCGCCAATTCCGACGAAGGGAACGCCGCCGTAGAAGCCGCGGTGCGCGGCAAGGTGGTCAGCCTCACAGACCGCTTCCCAATGTATGACTACATGGGATAA